Below is a window of bacterium DNA.
GCGTTATGCCGACATCCACACCATTGACGCCGCCAATCGCTATCTCGAGGAGCACTACCTGCCCTGGTGGCAGGCCCATCATACCATCGTGCCGGCCAGCCCCGCCGATGCCCATCGCGACCTGCAGGGCTTTGACGTCGAGGCGATCCTGAGCCATCAAGAGCCCCGGCAGGTGCAAAACGACTACACCTTCAGCTATGAGAGACAGCGCTATCAGATCCTGCCCGACAGCCAACTGCCGAACCTGCGCAAGCACACCGTGACCGTACAACAACGCTTGGACGGACGCGTGATGGCCTGGGCCAAAGGGCAGTACCTGCAGATCCTCCCGATCCCGGCCGGCGGCGCGGCTGCCGCGCCCGAGGCGGCGGTGGCTTCCCGGAACCAACCGCATTCGGCCAAAGCCCGTACCCCGGCTCCCGATCACCCTTGGCGTAAGTCCTATCAGGGGACATTTCTATCTGGCAGGAAAAGGGACATTTCTACTTTGCGTTGACACCGCTTTTCGGCTGGCGGGTTCCCCGGTTGGCTGGCGGCTGACGGTGGTGAGTTGGAGAGGATGGAGAGGATGACGGCAAGGATATCGAGGATGTGACGAGGACCCCCAAACCCCATCCTCGTCATCCTTGCCTTCATCCTCTGCATCCTCTCCAGCTCAGCCCCACTCGCCGCTAACCCTCCCTCGCAGCCACCTCGGGCTTGCGCGCGGCGAAGGCGATGCCGAACGGGAAGCCCTCCCACTTGTCCACGAGGCTGTCCATGCCCGTACCCCGCAGGCGCTCCTCGATGGGGATGTCCTCGATGACCTCCAGCTCCAGCCCCGCCCGCCGCAAGGCCGCCAGGTACGCGCCTGTCGGGTGTAGATAGTTGTTGATGGCGTAGTGTACGTCGCCGTGATCGAAGGTCGTGCGCCAGCCGATGAGCAGGCAGAAGTAGTGCAGGTCGGTGATGACCAGCCGCCCGCCGGGTTTCAGGCACGCCGCCATCGCCGCCAGGGCGCTCTCGAGATCGGGGATGTGGCAGAGCACGAGGTTGCAGATGGCCAGGTCGAACGTCTCGCCGGGCGGCAGCGCCTTATCGCCCACGGGCAGCCACGTCACGTCCAGGCCCTGCCCGGCGGACAGGTCGCGGGCCACGGCGAGCATCTGCGGGCAGGGGTCAGCGCCCGTGACGTGCGCACCCCGGGCGGCCAGCCGCAGGGCGTGGCGCCCGGTCCCGCAGCCCACATCCAGCACCCGCAGGCCCGCCACCTCGCCCACCAGCCGGTCGAACACGTCGTACTCCAGAGCCGTCAGGGGGTTGTCGGCCTGGTCGTGGTACGTCTCGGACCAGAGCGCATAGCCGCCGAGTGGGTCTATCTCGACCTCGGTATGGGCGGTCAGCAGTTCGGCCGCTGCGTCGGCCTGGCGGGCGATGAGGCCCTGGCCGATCTCTGCGCGCCCCTGGTCGAGCAGGGCCGCGGCCAGCGCCAACTGCTCGCGCAGCTTCTCCGCCGGCCAGCGGTTCATGTTCCGCCGAGCCGGCGTGAGGAGAGCATTCAGACGGACGGTAAGGCCCTTGAGCAACGAGTGATCCACTGTCAGGCCTCCCCCCCGGCGAACTCGACCGCCAGCTTCACCGTCTCGCCCGGCTGCTCGTCAATGAGCCGGTAGGCGTCGGCCGCCTGGGCGATGGGCACACGGGGCTGCAGCATCCCCTCGACGGTAAGCTGTCCGCGGGCGAACAGCCCCACGATTGTGTCCCGCACGCGGTCCGGGTCCCAGCGCGGGTAGTCGCGGTACGGCACACTCTCCAGCCGTGCCCCGGAGACCATCGTGTGGCGGTTGAAGTGCCACTCCTCACCCAGGCACAGGCCCTGTGCGTCGCCGTGATACCACGCCACCGGGACGATCGTGCCTGCGTAGCGCGTGCCACGGATGGCGTGGTGCAGCGCCGTATGGTTACCGCTGGTCTCCAGCGAGATGTCCACGCCGGCCATGCCCGTGGCCTGGCGGATCTGCAGCCCGGCGTCGCGATCCTCGGCCAGGTCGAGCACCACATCCGCGCCGTACTGGCGGCCAAGCGCCGCCCGGCGCGGCAGCGGCTCGACGGCAACGACGAACGTGGCCCCCGAGAGCTTCGCGAGTTGCACGGTCATCAGGCCGATCGCGCCCAGGCCGAAGACGGCCACCGTTTCGCCCAAGGTGACCTTGGCCTCGCGGATGCCGGTGAAGGCCACCATGGCCGGGTCGAGGCAGACGAGCATCTCGTCCGACAGGCCCTCGGGGGCACGCTGCACGCGGCCCGCCGGAACAGTGTGGCTCTCACGGATGGGCAGGTAGCCAAAGACGCGGTCGCCGACCTGTAGGCTGTCCACCTCGGGCCCCACTCCCGCGACGGTTCCTACCGCCATGTTGCCCAGCGGGCGCACCCCGCCGCCCCCGCCGGCCGGCGCCTCGACGGGCATGAACAGACCACCCTCGCCGTCGAAGCGCTTGCCGGAGAAGGGTGTCTCCCCGCGGTAGAACTGCAGGTCAGTGCCGTGCTTTTCGCTGGCCAGTGTCGTGCGCACGAGCACCTCGCCCGGGCCGGGCTCGCGGTCCTCGTACTCGCGCACTGCGCACTGGCGCAGGCCGGTGGCGACAAGTTCCAGCGGCATGGGTCGCTCCTGTGCTTACATGATCCACACGGGGCTGGACCAGGCCATCTCCCCGTCCTCTTGCAGGACCCGGACGAGGTAGTAGTTGGCGGCCCCGGGCGGGGGCTCATCGCGCAGGTCCAGGTGTAGCGAGCAGTTGAAGCTCCGCTCCGTGTGGATGATCTCGCGCCCGCGCCCGATCTCCACGCTGCGCAGCGGGGCTGTGCCCAGCACGCGCACCTGCAGGTGATGGCCGCCCCGGAAGGCACTGCCCTGGATCACGCTGCCCATGGGCTCGCCATCCACCTCGAACTGCAGGATGATCCGCGCCCCGGTCGTGCCGTAGCAGCGCCGGTTCCACAGGGCCTCCCAGACGGCCTCACGCGTCAGCTTCGGGGCATAGACAGCCACCAGACCGCCGGGATCGGCGCGGCTGACGCGCAGCCAGTCCGTGCTCCCCGGTCGCCCGGCGTGGTCGTCCGACGAGGCGATCAGCCCCAGCAGCCAGCCCCTGGCCAGGGCGTCGGCGGCGTAGTGGCCCGCGTAACTGTGGTGCTGCGCCGGCAGCAGCGGCCGGTGCTCGGACTCGCTCTCCGAGTTGCCCCAGATCGAGTACACCTCACACAGGCGCACGAGGTCGGGGTCGTAGTAGCTGCAGGTCCCGCGAGCGTGCTGGTGCAGCACCATCATCGCCCCGTGCTGCTTCCAGGTGGGCGCATAGTCGGCCATGTCGTGATAGGGCCCACGGTGGATGTCCGTCTCGCGCAGGAGCGGCCCCGCGTCGCCCGGGTAGTACACGCACTTGTCGCCATAGCGCGGCAAGTTGGCGTTGCACGAGTACTCGTAGCCCAGCAGCGTGACGTACTCGCCGGGCGTGTTGAACTGTTGCGTCACCTGCTGGGTCAGCTCCCAGTCCTCGTCAGACATGTACTGGGCATGGTCGGCGATGGCGCAGAAGTCCAGCAGGG
It encodes the following:
- a CDS encoding class I SAM-dependent methyltransferase; this translates as MDHSLLKGLTVRLNALLTPARRNMNRWPAEKLREQLALAAALLDQGRAEIGQGLIARQADAAAELLTAHTEVEIDPLGGYALWSETYHDQADNPLTALEYDVFDRLVGEVAGLRVLDVGCGTGRHALRLAARGAHVTGADPCPQMLAVARDLSAGQGLDVTWLPVGDKALPPGETFDLAICNLVLCHIPDLESALAAMAACLKPGGRLVITDLHYFCLLIGWRTTFDHGDVHYAINNYLHPTGAYLAALRRAGLELEVIEDIPIEERLRGTGMDSLVDKWEGFPFGIAFAARKPEVAAREG
- a CDS encoding DUF3604 domain-containing protein, with translation MRNEDISTTNGTAVISPADDVIAGRRGQWTVTYTAGPEGLAVGGSVRFEIPYGFTPPQCQWPGDDGYVAATCSRRDVRLRLSLQPPVTRDPEPFYYVTRWGRMVYVQVLDQPLTDGDQIVFVYGRLLHSPLAGGAVVQHFAQTVEFTVATDADGTRAAKFSGYALVADQPRLTVIGGALHRRRFVSPSLVTAHEPFTTRYLGLDEHGNACPHPAQAMRDSLGVPGEYLFKDADERHPMVANPMICLSHPPERRLFWGDIHGHTILSDGLGAPEDYYAFGREEALLDFCAIADHAQYMSDEDWELTQQVTQQFNTPGEYVTLLGYEYSCNANLPRYGDKCVYYPGDAGPLLRETDIHRGPYHDMADYAPTWKQHGAMMVLHQHARGTCSYYDPDLVRLCEVYSIWGNSESESEHRPLLPAQHHSYAGHYAADALARGWLLGLIASSDDHAGRPGSTDWLRVSRADPGGLVAVYAPKLTREAVWEALWNRRCYGTTGARIILQFEVDGEPMGSVIQGSAFRGGHHLQVRVLGTAPLRSVEIGRGREIIHTERSFNCSLHLDLRDEPPPGAANYYLVRVLQEDGEMAWSSPVWIM
- a CDS encoding zinc-binding dehydrogenase translates to MPLELVATGLRQCAVREYEDREPGPGEVLVRTTLASEKHGTDLQFYRGETPFSGKRFDGEGGLFMPVEAPAGGGGGVRPLGNMAVGTVAGVGPEVDSLQVGDRVFGYLPIRESHTVPAGRVQRAPEGLSDEMLVCLDPAMVAFTGIREAKVTLGETVAVFGLGAIGLMTVQLAKLSGATFVVAVEPLPRRAALGRQYGADVVLDLAEDRDAGLQIRQATGMAGVDISLETSGNHTALHHAIRGTRYAGTIVPVAWYHGDAQGLCLGEEWHFNRHTMVSGARLESVPYRDYPRWDPDRVRDTIVGLFARGQLTVEGMLQPRVPIAQAADAYRLIDEQPGETVKLAVEFAGGEA